The Glycine max cultivar Williams 82 chromosome 12, Glycine_max_v4.0, whole genome shotgun sequence genome window below encodes:
- the LOC100791114 gene encoding GABA transporter 1 isoform X2 produces the protein MGTLLPDEKSENPNALEQLQHQKDVDAGALFVLKSKGSWMHCGYHLTTSIVAPPLLSLPYAFTFLGWTAGILSLVIGALVTFYSYNLISRVLEHHAQMGMRQLRFRDMARDILGPGWGRYFVGPIQFAVCYGAVVACTLLGGQCMKAIYLLSNPNGTMKLYEFVIIFGCFMLILAQIPSFHSLRHINLVSLVLCLAYSAGATIGSIYIGDSSKGPEKDYSLKGDSVNRLFGIFNAIAIIATTYGNGIIPEIQVYLQPTNEVLEQTFGDPKSPEFSKRNVIPRVISRSLAIAISTTIAAMLPFFGDINSLIGAFGFIPLDFILPMVFYNLTFKPSKRSPVFWLNVIIVVAFSALGAIAAVAAVRQIVLDAKNYQLFANV, from the exons ATGGGTACCCTGCTTCCAGATGAAAAATCAGAGAATCCAAATGCTTTGGAACAACTTCAACACCAAAAAGATGTGGATGCAGGCGCTCTCTTTGTCCTCAAATCCAAAG GTTCTTGGATGCATTGTGGGTACCACTTGACAACTTCGATCGTGGCACCACCTCTTCTAAGTCTTCCTTATGCATTCACCTTCCTTGGATGGACGGCTGGGATCTTAAGCTTAGTGATTGGAGCTTTGGTCACTTTCTATTCATACAATTTAATATCTAGGGTTCTTGAACACCACGCTCAGATGGGTATGCGTCAGCTACGCTTTAGAGACATGGCTCGCGATATTTTAG GTCCAGGGTGGGGTCGTTATTTTGTCGGCCCAATTCAATTCGCAGTCTGTTATGGTGCTGTAGTAGCTTGTACTCTCTTGGGAGGACAATGCATGAAG GCAATTTACTTGCTGTCAAATCCAAACGGGACCATGAAGCTTTACGAGTTTGTAATTATATTTGGATGCTTCATGCTGATTTTGGCTCAAATCCCATCTTTCCACTCTTTGAGGCACATTAATCTAGTGTCCTTGGTTCTGTGCTTAGCCTATAGTGCCGGTGCTACTATTGGTTCCATTTACATTG GAGACTCATCAAAAGGACCAGAAAAGGATTATTCTTTGAAAGGTGATTCAGTGAATCGCTTATTTGGAATCTTCAATGCAATTGCTATCATTGCCACGACTTATGGAAATGGAATCATTCCAGAAATTCAG GTTTATTTGCAACCAACAAATGAAGTGCTAGAGCAAACATTTGGAGACCCAAAAAGCCCCGAGTTCTCCAAACGCAATGTAATCCCTAGAGTGATATCTCGGTCATTAGCTATTGCTATTTCAACCACTATAGCAGCCATGCTTCCATTTTTTGGAGACATAAACTCTCTTATAGGAGCTTTTGGCTTTATCCCACTTGACTTCATCTTGCCAATGGTTTTCTACAATTTGACATTTAAGCCATCTAAGCGAAGCCCTGTTTTCTGGTTGAATGTGATAATTGTTGTGGCTTTCTCCGCATTGGGAGCTATAGCAGCAGTTGCAGCAGTTAGGCAGATAGTTCTTGATGCTAAAAATTACCAATTATTTGCTAATGTATGA
- the LOC100791114 gene encoding GABA transporter 1 isoform X1, translated as MGTLLPDEKSENPNALEQLQHQKDVDAGALFVLKSKGSWMHCGYHLTTSIVAPPLLSLPYAFTFLGWTAGILSLVIGALVTFYSYNLISRVLEHHAQMGMRQLRFRDMARDILGPGWGRYFVGPIQFAVCYGAVVACTLLGGQCMKAIYLLSNPNGTMKLYEFVIIFGCFMLILAQIPSFHSLRHINLVSLVLCLAYSAGATIGSIYIGDSSKGPEKDYSLKGDSVNRLFGIFNAIAIIATTYGNGIIPEIQATLAPPVKGKMLKGLCVCYLVLIVTFFSVSVSGYWAFGNESEGLILSNFVDNGKPLVPKWFIYMTNIFTITQLSAVGVVYLQPTNEVLEQTFGDPKSPEFSKRNVIPRVISRSLAIAISTTIAAMLPFFGDINSLIGAFGFIPLDFILPMVFYNLTFKPSKRSPVFWLNVIIVVAFSALGAIAAVAAVRQIVLDAKNYQLFANV; from the exons ATGGGTACCCTGCTTCCAGATGAAAAATCAGAGAATCCAAATGCTTTGGAACAACTTCAACACCAAAAAGATGTGGATGCAGGCGCTCTCTTTGTCCTCAAATCCAAAG GTTCTTGGATGCATTGTGGGTACCACTTGACAACTTCGATCGTGGCACCACCTCTTCTAAGTCTTCCTTATGCATTCACCTTCCTTGGATGGACGGCTGGGATCTTAAGCTTAGTGATTGGAGCTTTGGTCACTTTCTATTCATACAATTTAATATCTAGGGTTCTTGAACACCACGCTCAGATGGGTATGCGTCAGCTACGCTTTAGAGACATGGCTCGCGATATTTTAG GTCCAGGGTGGGGTCGTTATTTTGTCGGCCCAATTCAATTCGCAGTCTGTTATGGTGCTGTAGTAGCTTGTACTCTCTTGGGAGGACAATGCATGAAG GCAATTTACTTGCTGTCAAATCCAAACGGGACCATGAAGCTTTACGAGTTTGTAATTATATTTGGATGCTTCATGCTGATTTTGGCTCAAATCCCATCTTTCCACTCTTTGAGGCACATTAATCTAGTGTCCTTGGTTCTGTGCTTAGCCTATAGTGCCGGTGCTACTATTGGTTCCATTTACATTG GAGACTCATCAAAAGGACCAGAAAAGGATTATTCTTTGAAAGGTGATTCAGTGAATCGCTTATTTGGAATCTTCAATGCAATTGCTATCATTGCCACGACTTATGGAAATGGAATCATTCCAGAAATTCAG GCAACATTAGCACCACCCGTAAAAGGGAAGATGCTCAAGGGACTATGTGTTTGTTATCTTGTTCTTATAGTTACCTTCTTTAGTGTATCTGTATCCGGTTATTGGGCATTTGGTAATGAATCAGAAGGCCTCATCTTAAGCAACTTCGTGGACAATGGGAAGCCTCTGGTGCCCAAGTGGTTCATTTACATGACCAACATTTTCACTATAACACAATTATCTGCGGTTGGTGTG GTTTATTTGCAACCAACAAATGAAGTGCTAGAGCAAACATTTGGAGACCCAAAAAGCCCCGAGTTCTCCAAACGCAATGTAATCCCTAGAGTGATATCTCGGTCATTAGCTATTGCTATTTCAACCACTATAGCAGCCATGCTTCCATTTTTTGGAGACATAAACTCTCTTATAGGAGCTTTTGGCTTTATCCCACTTGACTTCATCTTGCCAATGGTTTTCTACAATTTGACATTTAAGCCATCTAAGCGAAGCCCTGTTTTCTGGTTGAATGTGATAATTGTTGTGGCTTTCTCCGCATTGGGAGCTATAGCAGCAGTTGCAGCAGTTAGGCAGATAGTTCTTGATGCTAAAAATTACCAATTATTTGCTAATGTATGA